One Thunnus thynnus chromosome 21, fThuThy2.1, whole genome shotgun sequence DNA segment encodes these proteins:
- the ccr9b gene encoding C-C chemokine receptor type 9 — translation MRLLTSCTSQTSRAVPEKLISASDNMGDTTTSTPFTTPLDFSDYDIESAENADMCNRSWVREFRGQYEPPLFVIIFILGAIGNLLVVWIYTTLKNRQTMTDVYLLNLAVADLLFLSTLPFWAVDAIKGWDFGVFMCKIVSAVYKINFFSSMLLLTCISVDRYIAIVQVTKAQNCKKKRFFYGKLACLGVWFVSFLLALPEFIFAKVKKDQNDQSFCVLVYSNNEDNQTKILVLSLQICMGFCLPLLVMFFCYPVIIHTLLQTRSFQKHKALRVIFAVVFVFILSQLPHNSLLILEASQAANTTITACDTVKRFDIAGQIAKSLAYTHACLNPILYVFIGVRFRQNLRRKMEMCAGRGEERQNSMQLAYKGPSVMSETDTSAAVF, via the exons ATGAGGCTGTTAACCAGCTGTACTTCCCAAACGAGCAGAGCTGTGCCTGAGAAGTTGATTTCAGCATCAG ATAACATGGGCGATACAACAACATCTACGCCCTTT ACCACCCCCCTTGATTTCTCAGACTATGACATTGAGTCTGCTGAAAACGCAGACATGTGTAACAGAAGCTGGGTCAGGGAGTTTCGAGGCCAGTACGAACCACCGCTCTTCGTGATCATCTTCATCCTGGGTGCCATAGGTAACCTGTTGGTGGTTTGGATCTACACCACTCTGAAAAACCGCCAAACAATGACCGACGTGTACCTGCTAAACCTGGCTGTGGCTGACCTCCTCTTCCTGTCCACGCTGCCCTTCTGGGCTGTCGATGCCATCAAGGGATGGGACTTTGGCGTCTTTATGTGCAAAATTGTGTCCGCTGTTTACAAGATCAATTTCTTCAGCAGCATGTTGCTACTCACCTGCATTAGTGTTGACCGCTACATTGCTATTGTACAAGTCACCAAGGCTCAAAACTGTAagaaaaagaggtttttctATGGTAAACTTGCCTGTCTAGGTGTCTGGTTTGTCTCCTTTCTTCTGGCCCTCCCTGAGTTTATCTTTGCCAAAGTGAAGAAAGACCAAAACGATCAGTCTTTCTGTGTTCTGGTGTACTCGAACAATGAAGACAACCAGACTAAGATCCTGGTGCTGTCCCTGCAGATCTGCATGGGCTTCTGCCTTCCTCTACTTGTAATGTTCTTTTGTTACCCTGTCATTATTCACACACTTCTCCAGACCAGGAGCTTCCAGAAGCATAAGGCCCTGCGTGTCATCTttgctgtggtgtttgtgtttattctctCTCAGCTGCCTCACAACAGTCTATTGATACTGGAGGCCTCTCAGGCAGCTAATACTACCATCACTGCATGTGACACTGTGAAACGTTTTGATATAGCTGGACAGATAGCCAAGAGTCTGGCGTACACTCATGCCTGCCTGAACCCAATCCTATATGTCTTCATCGGAGTCCGCTTCAGACAAAACCTCCGGCGGAAGATGGAGATGTGTGCAGGCAGGGGCGAAGAAAGGCAAAATTCAATGCAGTTAGCTTACAAAGGTCCTTCTGTCATGTCAGAAACTGACACTTCTGCCGCTGTTTTCTAA